The window AGCGAGCAGGTCGGTGGCCCTGCGGTCATCAAGACGGTGCGCGGGGGCTACGACGGCCGCGGCGTCGTCATCGCCGCTGACACCGACGAGGTGCGCGCCGTCGTCGCGCAGTATCTGAACGACGGCGTGTCGGTGATGATCGAGGAGCGCGTCGCGATGCGCCGCGAACTGGCTGCGCTGGTGGCACGTTCGCCGTTCGGGCAGGGTGCTGCGTGGCCGGTGGTGGAGACAGTGCAGCGTGACGGCATCTGCGTCACCGTGCTGGCACCGGCTCCCGATCTGTCGGAGGGTTTGGGTTCGGCCGCATCGGAATTGGCGCTGCGCATCGCGTCCTCGCTCGGTGTGGTCGGGGTGCTCGCGGTCGAGCTGTTCGAGACCGTCGACGGCAGACTGCTGGTGAACGAATTGGCGATGCGCCCGCACAACTCGGGGCACTGGACGATGGACGGCGCGCGCACCAGCCAGTTCGAGCAGCACCTGCGTGCGGTGCTCGACTATCCGCTGGGCGACACGTCGGCGCTGGCGCCCACGGTGATGGGAAATGTTCTCGGCGCGCCCGAGACGCCAGCGATGTCGATGGATGAGCGTGTGCATCACCTGTTCGCGCGTATGCCCGACGCCAAGGTGCACCTGTACGGCAAAGAAGAGCGGCCCGGTCGCAAGATCGGCCATGTCAACATCGTCGGCGGACCGTCGGAACCGGTGGAGTCCCTGAGGGAGCGCGCCGAACGGGCGGCACACTGGTTGTCGCACGCACAGTGGACCGACGGATGGGATCCCCACGCATGAGCTCACCCCGCGTAGGCCTGATCATGGGCAGCGACAGTGATTGGCCGGTCATGTCCGACGCCGCCGAGGCATTGGCGGAGTTCGAGGTGCCCTTCGAGGTCGGTGTGGTGTCCGCGCACCGCACCCCCGCGCGGATGCTGACCTACGCCCAGGAGGCTGCCGGCCGCGGCATCGAGGTGATCATCGCCGGTGCCGGGGGCGCGGCGCACCTGCCGGGGATGGTCGCGTCTGCCACTCCTCTTCCGGTGATCGGTGTCCCGGTGCCGCTGGCCCGGCTCGACGGGATGGACTCGCTGCTGTCGATCGTGCAGATGCCGGCCGGGGTGCCGGTGGCGACGGTGTCGATCGGCGGCGCGCGCAACGCCGGCCTGCTCGCGGTCCGGATCCTCGGCGCGTCGGACAAAGCCCTGCAGGAGCGCATGGCGGCTTTCCAGGCATCGCTGGAGCAGATGGTCCTGCAGAAGGACGAGGCGCTGCGCCAGAAACTCCTGGGGGAGTAGCGGCCGTCTGGAGCCCTGGACGGTCGTTTCTGGCGCAATCAGATGTCCGTCAATGACCACCCTTCACCTGGGATTCGTCACACCGAGGTGTAGCTCTGGCGAATGACGGCTACCGGATAGTCATGTCCATTTCGCTGCCCGGATTCGACACCTGGCTCATCGAGCGTCTCGAGGAGTGCGCAGGAGATTCGGGCGAACCTGTCGACACCTACGTCGCTCGCGCCGTCGCCACGCAGATGGTCACCGACTGCGAGCGCGTCGACCGTGCCTCTGCAGGCCGGCTGAAGGCGCACCTGTCTCTGACGGGACTGTCCGGAGAAGCCGCCGCCGACGGCCTGTCGCCCGTCCTTGCCGACCCGGAACGGCTTCGGGCGCTCCATGCCACGGGTGTGACGGGCACTCCGCCCGATCCCGCGTACACCCGCCTGGCCCGCATGACCGCGGATGCCCTGTCGGTGCCCGCCGCAGCACTTGTCGTCGTGTCGGCAGATCGCCAGTTCGTCCTCGGTGTCGCAGGCTCCGCCCCGCAGACAAGTCTGGCCGAGTCCTTCGACAAATACGTTGTTGCGAACGGTGCTCCCGTCAGCGTCGACGACGCACGCCGACATCCGCTGTTCAAGAAGTACGCCGCGGTGGCTGAAGGGCACGTCGTCGCGTACCTCGGCATGCCGGTGGCCGATGGCGCCGGCAACACCGTCGGCGCGCTCAGTGTGTCCGACACAGCTGCGCGACGGTGGACGTCCGGCGAGATGCAGATCCTCGGCGACCTTGCCGCGGTCGCGGCCGAGCGAATATTCGGTTCCTGACACGACCTCGAGCGTGTGCGGTCGCCGAACTGAGGTTCCCGGCTGTGGTAGACGCTGAATTCACAACCGGGAATCCCAGTTCGGCGGCAGCCGATCGCCAAACCACGCCGAGCTTCGCCATAATCGATAGCCGAGCTAACGCATTGACATCAGCGGCAATTGGGCACGAAGAGGTCCAGAGATTTATGAGTGACATCGGTCACGTCAAGCGCCAGCGAACTTCGTGGCGCCCGAGGCGGCAGCGTTGAATCAGGACGCCCGCAGGACGACGACCGGGGCGGTGTGCTGGACGGGCGCAGCGGCCTGGATGTGCCCGGTCTGCGCTGCATGAATCCCGGCATCGACAACCGCGGCGCTGCGCAACCGCCGCGGAGT is drawn from Mycolicibacterium gilvum and contains these coding sequences:
- a CDS encoding GAF domain-containing protein; translated protein: MSISLPGFDTWLIERLEECAGDSGEPVDTYVARAVATQMVTDCERVDRASAGRLKAHLSLTGLSGEAAADGLSPVLADPERLRALHATGVTGTPPDPAYTRLARMTADALSVPAAALVVVSADRQFVLGVAGSAPQTSLAESFDKYVVANGAPVSVDDARRHPLFKKYAAVAEGHVVAYLGMPVADGAGNTVGALSVSDTAARRWTSGEMQILGDLAAVAAERIFGS
- a CDS encoding 5-(carboxyamino)imidazole ribonucleotide synthase; translated protein: MYAVSRSPASPPVVAMIGGGQLARMTAQAAIALGQTLRVLAVRSDESAAQVTPDVVLGSHTDLDALRRVADGATAFTFDHEHVPTEHLDVLVAEGVNVSPPPGALVHAQDKLLMRRRLSDLGAPVPRFSDVSSVEDAVAFSEQVGGPAVIKTVRGGYDGRGVVIAADTDEVRAVVAQYLNDGVSVMIEERVAMRRELAALVARSPFGQGAAWPVVETVQRDGICVTVLAPAPDLSEGLGSAASELALRIASSLGVVGVLAVELFETVDGRLLVNELAMRPHNSGHWTMDGARTSQFEQHLRAVLDYPLGDTSALAPTVMGNVLGAPETPAMSMDERVHHLFARMPDAKVHLYGKEERPGRKIGHVNIVGGPSEPVESLRERAERAAHWLSHAQWTDGWDPHA
- the purE gene encoding 5-(carboxyamino)imidazole ribonucleotide mutase codes for the protein MSSPRVGLIMGSDSDWPVMSDAAEALAEFEVPFEVGVVSAHRTPARMLTYAQEAAGRGIEVIIAGAGGAAHLPGMVASATPLPVIGVPVPLARLDGMDSLLSIVQMPAGVPVATVSIGGARNAGLLAVRILGASDKALQERMAAFQASLEQMVLQKDEALRQKLLGE